Proteins co-encoded in one Leptospira levettii genomic window:
- a CDS encoding imelysin family protein, producing the protein MRLNLIRKGDKLPMFWMRIFTIVLILGISTIGCTKQENNETSLLASLALVSAGGNQTAFLETYSQIAFQNYSDAYADVVLMREKVTTFTQKASPTLSELNEIRTLWRKARRSYLQAEIFRFSQGPVDNPNLTGGVELEPLMNSWPLDEGYIDTVVLAGTVTKQGLIDKNQGDCSGGTCPDGDTAKNISVGWHAIEYILWGVDAPNNSTPGTTITQTNFTTANGSGSAQAKRSAYLMYATEILESHLLLIKNAWDPSITGSYVQKFKTSSTSFENILRGIAKFAGGEWGGERMTGVFGGDQEEEHSCFSDNTKADFYYDAKGLENIFNGTYTGSKTITGYGLKNLLGKETNYIKERISTAEQFCLNEFVEDTSLNQTCSGNLISSRFDRMIATVNASGSATENADYQLFRYQIQPAVQEIAKSMQRTAASFGVSIGDDGLVIQ; encoded by the coding sequence ATGAGATTAAATCTCATTCGCAAGGGAGATAAACTGCCGATGTTCTGGATGCGAATTTTTACCATCGTACTAATACTTGGGATATCCACGATAGGATGCACCAAACAAGAAAATAACGAAACTTCCCTACTTGCTTCCTTAGCACTTGTTAGTGCGGGTGGAAACCAAACTGCCTTTTTAGAAACCTATTCACAAATTGCCTTCCAAAACTATAGCGATGCGTATGCGGACGTTGTATTGATGCGAGAAAAGGTAACTACTTTTACGCAAAAAGCCTCACCTACTCTTTCCGAACTGAATGAAATCAGAACCCTTTGGAGAAAAGCAAGGAGGAGTTACTTACAAGCAGAAATTTTCCGTTTTAGCCAAGGACCAGTAGATAATCCAAATCTTACAGGTGGTGTGGAACTAGAACCATTGATGAATTCCTGGCCATTAGATGAAGGTTACATTGATACAGTTGTGTTAGCAGGAACTGTCACAAAACAAGGATTAATCGACAAAAACCAAGGTGACTGTTCTGGAGGAACTTGCCCAGATGGAGATACTGCGAAAAATATATCCGTTGGTTGGCATGCCATTGAATACATCTTATGGGGAGTTGATGCACCAAATAACTCAACACCAGGAACCACCATCACACAAACGAACTTTACGACTGCGAATGGATCAGGAAGTGCGCAAGCAAAACGTTCCGCTTATTTAATGTATGCCACTGAAATATTAGAATCACATTTACTGCTCATTAAAAATGCATGGGATCCTTCAATCACAGGTTCCTATGTTCAAAAATTCAAAACAAGTTCCACCTCTTTTGAAAATATCCTAAGAGGGATTGCCAAGTTTGCAGGTGGTGAATGGGGAGGAGAAAGAATGACTGGTGTTTTTGGTGGAGACCAGGAAGAGGAACATTCTTGTTTTTCCGACAATACAAAAGCTGACTTTTATTATGATGCAAAAGGTTTGGAAAATATCTTTAACGGAACCTACACTGGTTCCAAGACCATCACAGGGTATGGACTGAAAAATCTTTTAGGCAAAGAAACAAATTATATCAAAGAAAGGATTTCAACTGCTGAACAATTCTGTTTGAATGAATTTGTGGAAGATACTTCCCTCAACCAAACCTGCAGTGGCAACCTTATCTCCAGCCGATTTGATCGAATGATCGCAACTGTCAATGCTTCAGGTTCTGCTACTGAAAATGCAGATTACCAACTCTTTCGATATCAAATCCAACCAGCCGTACAGGAAATCGCAAAGTCAATGCAAAGAACCGCTGCGAGTTTCGGAGTTTCCATCGGCGATGATGGTCTTGTGATCCAATAA
- a CDS encoding di-heme oxidoredictase family protein, with the protein MKYIHLILVLISIAFGNCKTHANDDEKNSVLLLAVLSATSCSSGDSLNDPCEQYSGGETTTFDSTESAFDLEAANVLDSKRSIDFQDGNANFNRTWLPAGNSSVAGLGPVFNNRSCQSCHVKDGRGRPPADGTSLSSMLIRLSVPGNNPTTGGPLAMTNFGTQLNTEGITEYGTGTQIPKEGIVTITYTEEPGNFPDGETYSLRKPNYAITWNVGGGATQINVTNPGQPYHPTNNASGSYFISPRTAPMMPGLGLLEAIPEATIRSFADELDTNGDGISGRPNIVWDTSQAKTFLGRFGWKANQPNLNHQNASAFLGDMGLTTSVFPTENCATGQSLCSSSPTGNGTNPEISNDRLARVTFYTSLVSVPGRRGWKTEDVRRGKEIFIQIGCASCHIPRIKTGDHPIPEIANQEIRPYTDLLIHDMGDGLSDFRSDFKANGNEWRTTPLWGLGLIERVNGHELLLHDGRARGIQEAILWHGGEAEQTKNNFKSLSKDQRTKLISFLKSL; encoded by the coding sequence ATGAAATACATCCACCTTATCCTTGTTCTAATATCAATTGCATTTGGGAATTGCAAAACTCATGCAAATGATGATGAAAAAAACTCAGTTTTACTTTTGGCAGTTTTATCCGCTACTTCCTGTTCTTCAGGAGATTCATTGAATGACCCTTGTGAACAATACAGTGGTGGAGAAACAACAACATTCGATTCAACAGAATCCGCATTTGATCTAGAAGCTGCGAATGTTCTAGATTCAAAAAGGTCCATTGATTTCCAAGATGGAAATGCTAACTTTAATCGGACTTGGTTACCAGCAGGTAATTCTTCTGTTGCTGGACTTGGACCCGTTTTTAATAACAGGTCTTGCCAAAGTTGCCATGTCAAAGATGGACGAGGTCGTCCCCCTGCGGACGGAACAAGTTTATCCTCTATGTTAATTCGTTTGAGTGTTCCAGGAAATAACCCAACAACTGGGGGACCTCTTGCCATGACAAATTTCGGAACACAATTAAATACAGAAGGGATTACCGAATATGGGACTGGCACACAAATTCCAAAAGAAGGAATTGTTACGATTACCTATACAGAAGAACCAGGCAACTTTCCCGATGGAGAAACCTACTCTTTAAGGAAACCAAATTATGCAATCACATGGAATGTGGGAGGTGGTGCCACACAAATCAATGTCACAAATCCTGGCCAACCTTACCACCCAACAAACAATGCTTCTGGATCCTATTTCATCTCACCAAGAACTGCTCCTATGATGCCCGGACTAGGTTTATTGGAAGCAATTCCAGAGGCCACCATACGATCGTTTGCTGATGAATTGGATACAAATGGTGATGGGATTTCAGGTAGACCCAATATTGTATGGGATACCTCACAAGCAAAAACCTTCTTAGGAAGATTTGGTTGGAAAGCAAACCAACCGAATTTAAACCACCAAAATGCAAGTGCCTTTCTTGGTGACATGGGACTCACTACTTCCGTTTTTCCAACAGAAAATTGTGCGACAGGACAATCCTTATGTTCTTCTAGTCCCACTGGGAACGGAACAAATCCAGAAATTTCAAATGATCGATTAGCGAGAGTTACATTCTATACTAGTTTAGTTAGTGTACCTGGACGAAGGGGATGGAAAACTGAAGATGTGAGAAGAGGAAAAGAAATTTTCATTCAAATAGGATGTGCATCTTGTCATATCCCAAGAATCAAAACAGGCGACCACCCTATCCCTGAAATTGCAAACCAAGAGATTCGTCCCTATACGGATTTACTCATCCATGATATGGGTGATGGACTTAGCGATTTTCGATCTGATTTTAAAGCAAACGGAAATGAATGGAGAACTACACCTTTATGGGGATTGGGACTCATTGAAAGGGTCAATGGACATGAACTTCTGTTACATGACGGAAGGGCAAGAGGAATCCAAGAAGCGATTCTTTGGCATGGTGGCGAAGCCGAACAAACCAAAAATAATTTTAAGTCATTATCAAAAGACCAGAGAACCAAATTAATTTCATTTCTAAAATCATTATGA
- a CDS encoding imelysin family protein, giving the protein MKQNSILSKILFYSFYILLISCGPKPGQSSDNSQILGLVDTYFRNYSTSSLLLDISNNLILPKYTNLNNKITNLQTAANTYVTTTDVTNLTNLRNAWIEADLAYRQIEWAYFGPASIPYNVYLYLDSFTRSYPIDPTSIESKITSNLAPTGLRVDGMDAVEYLLFKDNATTTNTAFADTNRKTYLTKLIQDIKTQSGLLLYHWDQSRSSSFYNSFTSAGKGSVEYPNTKDGLTEITNQLVFFCNTMIDIKIAEPSGLRASNLGVKDITKVETPYANLSFDSLIQNLQGISDLGDVGLYRFLDIRNESIVPRLQDQIKTTISSVNSLKTKYGTFQNAITNGNQDVEAMLGEFKKLRVIISTELISSLGGTIGASTNDGD; this is encoded by the coding sequence ATGAAACAAAATAGTATTTTATCAAAAATTTTATTCTATAGTTTCTACATACTTTTGATTAGTTGTGGTCCAAAACCTGGCCAATCCTCAGACAATTCCCAAATATTAGGACTTGTTGATACTTACTTTCGAAATTATTCAACTTCCAGTTTGTTACTTGACATTTCGAATAACCTAATCCTTCCTAAGTATACCAATTTAAACAATAAAATCACAAATCTTCAGACTGCAGCCAATACATATGTAACTACAACCGATGTGACAAACCTTACAAATCTAAGAAATGCTTGGATAGAAGCAGATTTAGCATATCGGCAAATTGAATGGGCATATTTTGGACCTGCTTCTATTCCTTATAATGTATATTTATACTTAGATAGTTTTACAAGATCCTATCCGATTGACCCAACTTCGATAGAATCCAAAATCACTTCTAATCTAGCACCAACGGGATTAAGAGTGGATGGTATGGATGCAGTAGAATACCTACTCTTCAAAGACAATGCAACAACTACCAATACAGCTTTTGCCGATACAAATCGAAAAACATACCTAACAAAACTCATCCAAGATATCAAAACACAATCAGGATTATTACTATATCATTGGGATCAATCGAGATCATCTTCCTTTTATAATTCCTTCACAAGTGCGGGAAAAGGAAGTGTTGAATATCCAAATACAAAAGACGGTTTAACGGAAATTACAAACCAATTGGTTTTTTTCTGCAATACAATGATCGATATCAAAATTGCTGAACCGTCCGGATTACGTGCATCCAATCTAGGTGTGAAAGATATTACAAAAGTCGAAACTCCCTATGCAAATTTATCTTTTGACTCACTCATCCAAAACTTACAAGGTATTTCTGATTTAGGAGATGTGGGACTTTATCGATTTTTAGATATTAGAAATGAATCCATCGTCCCAAGATTACAAGATCAAATTAAAACAACAATTTCATCTGTTAATTCCCTCAAAACAAAGTATGGAACGTTCCAAAATGCAATCACAAACGGAAACCAAGATGTAGAAGCAATGTTAGGTGAATTCAAAAAACTCCGAGTGATTATCAGTACAGAATTAATCAGTTCTCTTGGCGGAACCATTGGGGCCAGTACAAATGACGGTGATTAA
- a CDS encoding HTTM domain-containing protein, with translation MTVIKYLNQPVSSLSLHFFRFGYGLATTIIIIRYFYFGWIHTYLIQPTFFFKHFGWGWVPNLPPTFTYLLFIILLLSSIGILFGYFVRTNLLVFTIGFTWFHFSDATIYLNHYYLVSILGFLLWLSPISKYDTPIFGIQNWIQTPMPITKLWVYAFRLQIGLVYFFGGIAKLQPDWMWEALPLKLWLYQSEGKLPWLDPILGLPVTAYVFSWIGILFDLSIPFLLAFSRYRLVTWSVVLLFHTFTSFLFPIGVFPIVMSLSSLIFFPPNWPKQIWNGILNQNDRQVQLENKLDEISSNSRLFITEWILVVFLLFQVLIPFRHIFYPGQVIWTEEGIKFSWQVMVADKVGEALFFAQGKTIDPRNELTEYQYRMMVIQPEHIIQYAKHIQSKLALETGQRDIPVYVQSNVSLNGKQAKPLFAPNLDITKIEPNFLPLKGLNR, from the coding sequence ATGACGGTGATTAAATATCTTAATCAACCCGTCTCCTCATTATCCTTACATTTCTTTCGTTTTGGTTACGGGCTTGCAACTACCATCATCATCATTCGGTATTTTTATTTTGGATGGATCCATACATACCTAATCCAACCAACTTTTTTCTTCAAACATTTTGGTTGGGGATGGGTTCCAAATTTACCTCCAACTTTTACATACCTATTATTTATCATTTTGCTCTTGAGTTCGATTGGTATTTTATTTGGTTATTTTGTTCGAACAAATCTTTTGGTTTTTACAATCGGTTTCACTTGGTTCCATTTTTCAGATGCGACCATTTACCTGAATCATTATTATCTGGTATCAATTCTTGGTTTTTTACTCTGGTTATCGCCGATCTCAAAATACGATACACCAATTTTCGGAATTCAAAATTGGATCCAAACTCCAATGCCAATCACCAAACTATGGGTATACGCATTCCGATTACAAATTGGATTGGTCTATTTTTTCGGTGGAATTGCTAAACTACAACCTGATTGGATGTGGGAAGCCTTACCATTAAAATTATGGTTGTACCAATCGGAAGGGAAACTACCTTGGCTCGATCCAATTCTTGGATTACCAGTTACCGCATATGTTTTCTCCTGGATTGGAATCCTCTTTGATCTATCGATTCCTTTTTTATTAGCTTTCAGCCGGTATCGATTGGTAACATGGAGTGTAGTCCTTCTCTTTCATACGTTTACTTCATTTTTGTTTCCGATAGGCGTTTTCCCAATTGTGATGAGTTTATCCTCGCTCATTTTTTTTCCACCTAACTGGCCAAAACAAATATGGAACGGAATTTTAAATCAGAATGATAGACAAGTTCAGTTGGAAAACAAATTGGATGAAATTTCATCAAACAGTCGTTTATTTATAACTGAATGGATTCTCGTTGTTTTTCTCTTATTCCAAGTTTTGATTCCTTTTCGCCATATATTTTATCCTGGTCAGGTAATTTGGACTGAAGAAGGAATTAAATTTTCATGGCAAGTGATGGTAGCTGATAAAGTAGGAGAAGCTCTCTTTTTTGCCCAAGGAAAAACCATTGATCCAAGAAACGAACTAACAGAATACCAATACAGAATGATGGTGATTCAACCCGAACACATCATTCAATATGCCAAACACATCCAATCAAAACTGGCGCTCGAGACAGGCCAAAGAGACATACCAGTCTATGTACAATCCAATGTCTCATTGAACGGCAAACAAGCAAAACCTTTGTTTGCTCCAAATTTAGATATAACGAAAATCGAACCAAATTTTTTACCATTAAAAGGACTCAATCGATGA
- a CDS encoding TonB-dependent receptor family protein, which yields MNTFRFRFLLFVILFFFLSHNIYTQSSTEEKETAPQKNEGIHVIGNKKEDLKKIPGSAYILDNKYLQEASPTDPMEALRRAPGASVRFQDAAGLTPNIGFRGVSNEESRKTLILEDGILTSLSPYGQPESYYSPSIERMERIEVIKGSGSILFGPNTIGGIVNFVTKRPPVESTFYTKNVGGENGYLSTYNSYGKSFGSSAFEVSLLRKQGNGFRNYQNFDVTEGNVKWIQDWNENHSTTIKLGYHMQNAQSTYLGLSQGLFWKDPRINPAKYDEKQLNRSQTVISHNWKLTDEHSIIIRGYVSQAERNWARQDFLSGKSDEGGYLNPPTDTLRTYSPGIIGNRPGDSIYMRETYTSRDQSFLVGGLETKLESKFSTFGIKHETDLGIRFHGENNLTQTNVKKTDDPLGYLTKASLQEESLTNNLLQPSLPNFNLNRQERKIEAFASYFQDRIQLSENWKLIPGIRYEEVRQKAITTRRQATQEDYRLGAVLPNDVSVNRRSSSESRTHIILPGIGITYDITKKFIWFSGAHKGFSPPTFGTSFSPQGNDYRLKPETSTNYESGIRGDLTSYLYTELVGYKMYFRDQIINVNEVGGENGIRPANTGYSTHTGGEAVVVWDPAKMQKSEWRVPIELIYSRIEAKSRSFNPFPVSQTSDGRELIEILPAYTVNNYQFISSDTTGNYLPYVPKETITTAISVSSPQGYYGRLEYQYIGKQYSDLLNTKDESEDGNKGIIPKVELWNTSFGYRSPDKWSVFINAKNIQDKQYVSGRLPTGIQPGPFRQVNVGFTLEL from the coding sequence ATGAATACTTTCCGATTCCGTTTTCTATTATTTGTTATCCTCTTTTTCTTTCTTAGTCATAACATTTACACACAATCTAGTACAGAAGAGAAAGAAACAGCTCCTCAAAAAAACGAAGGAATCCATGTCATTGGTAACAAAAAAGAAGACCTAAAAAAAATCCCAGGTTCAGCCTATATTCTAGATAATAAATATCTACAAGAAGCATCACCAACTGATCCAATGGAAGCTTTACGGAGAGCTCCTGGAGCAAGTGTTCGGTTCCAGGATGCTGCAGGACTCACACCTAATATTGGTTTTAGAGGAGTAAGTAATGAAGAATCAAGGAAAACTTTAATCCTTGAAGATGGGATTCTCACATCACTTTCTCCATATGGACAACCTGAAAGTTATTATTCACCCTCTATTGAAAGAATGGAACGAATTGAAGTGATCAAAGGATCTGGTTCCATATTATTTGGACCAAATACGATTGGTGGAATTGTGAATTTTGTCACCAAACGTCCACCAGTTGAATCAACCTTTTATACAAAAAACGTAGGCGGTGAAAATGGATACCTTTCCACCTATAATTCCTATGGTAAAAGTTTTGGATCCAGTGCATTTGAAGTTTCTCTTCTAAGAAAACAAGGAAATGGATTTCGTAATTACCAAAATTTTGACGTTACAGAAGGAAATGTAAAATGGATCCAAGATTGGAATGAAAACCATAGTACTACTATCAAATTAGGTTATCATATGCAAAATGCCCAGTCGACTTACTTAGGTTTGTCGCAAGGTTTATTTTGGAAAGACCCAAGAATTAATCCTGCCAAATATGATGAAAAACAATTAAATCGTAGCCAAACCGTTATTTCTCATAACTGGAAATTAACAGATGAACATTCCATCATCATTCGAGGATATGTTTCCCAAGCGGAAAGAAATTGGGCAAGGCAAGACTTTTTATCTGGAAAATCAGATGAAGGGGGATATTTGAATCCACCAACCGATACACTTAGGACCTACTCGCCAGGAATCATTGGCAACCGACCTGGTGACAGTATCTATATGCGGGAAACATATACGAGCAGGGACCAATCCTTTTTAGTTGGTGGATTGGAAACAAAACTGGAATCCAAATTTTCTACCTTTGGTATCAAACACGAAACTGACCTTGGAATCAGATTCCATGGTGAAAATAATCTTACCCAAACGAATGTTAAAAAAACTGATGATCCATTAGGGTATCTAACCAAAGCAAGTTTGCAAGAAGAATCCCTAACTAATAATTTACTACAACCTTCACTGCCGAATTTTAATCTAAACCGACAAGAAAGAAAAATTGAAGCCTTTGCCTCTTACTTCCAAGACAGAATCCAATTATCAGAGAACTGGAAATTGATTCCAGGGATTCGATATGAAGAAGTGAGACAAAAAGCAATTACAACTAGAAGGCAAGCGACACAAGAAGATTATAGATTAGGCGCTGTTTTACCCAATGATGTTTCTGTGAATAGAAGAAGTTCAAGTGAATCCAGAACTCATATCATACTTCCTGGAATTGGAATTACATATGATATCACAAAAAAATTCATTTGGTTTTCGGGTGCACACAAAGGATTTTCTCCACCTACCTTTGGTACTTCCTTTAGCCCACAAGGGAATGACTATCGACTCAAACCAGAAACTTCTACAAATTACGAATCCGGTATACGAGGTGATTTAACTTCTTATCTTTATACAGAGCTAGTTGGATATAAAATGTATTTTCGTGATCAAATCATCAATGTGAACGAAGTTGGTGGTGAAAATGGAATACGACCTGCAAACACTGGTTATTCGACACATACTGGTGGAGAGGCTGTTGTCGTTTGGGATCCAGCAAAAATGCAAAAATCAGAATGGAGAGTTCCCATTGAGCTGATCTATTCTCGTATTGAAGCAAAATCAAGAAGTTTTAATCCTTTCCCAGTATCCCAAACAAGTGATGGCCGAGAATTGATAGAGATATTACCAGCTTATACAGTCAATAACTACCAATTCATTTCAAGTGATACAACCGGAAACTATTTGCCCTATGTTCCCAAAGAAACGATTACAACAGCAATTTCTGTTTCGTCACCACAAGGATATTATGGTCGTTTAGAATACCAATACATTGGAAAACAATATTCAGATCTACTAAACACAAAAGATGAGTCGGAAGATGGCAATAAAGGAATCATTCCTAAAGTCGAACTATGGAATACAAGTTTTGGGTATCGATCTCCCGATAAATGGTCGGTCTTCATCAACGCAAAAAACATTCAAGATAAACAATATGTATCTGGAAGATTACCTACAGGAATCCAACCAGGGCCATTCCGACAAGTCAATGTTGGTTTTACCTTGGAGTTATAA